From the Pseudomonas putida genome, one window contains:
- a CDS encoding ExbD/TolR family protein: MAFSTQDSDEVLSEINVTPLVDVMLVLLVVFIVTAPLLTNAIPINLPKTEAVAPVEQKDPLVVSIDGGGKLFINKDEIQPDLLETRLKAAKDKDVDVRVQLQADDGVNYGEVARAMAAIERAGISKLAVITAR; the protein is encoded by the coding sequence ATGGCCTTTTCGACCCAGGACAGCGACGAAGTCCTCAGTGAAATCAACGTCACGCCGCTGGTAGACGTCATGCTGGTGCTGCTGGTGGTGTTCATCGTCACCGCGCCACTGCTGACCAACGCCATCCCGATCAACCTGCCCAAAACCGAGGCCGTGGCCCCGGTGGAGCAGAAAGACCCGCTGGTGGTGAGCATCGACGGTGGCGGCAAACTGTTCATCAACAAGGACGAGATCCAGCCGGACCTGCTGGAAACCCGCCTCAAGGCAGCCAAGGACAAGGACGTCGATGTGCGCGTGCAACTGCAGGCCGACGATGGCGTGAACTATGGCGAAGTGGCGCGGGCCATGGCGGCGATCGAGCGCGCCGGGATCAGCAAACTGGCGGTAATAACTGCACGGTAA
- a CDS encoding MotA/TolQ/ExbB proton channel family protein, producing the protein MSLLASPLESVESAVIWLLVGFSVVTWGLALVKVAQFIRLKNQDKRFHQQFWAASSLDSAAEISHELPGPAARVAQSGYAAIAVGEAHASDLSHAINHQDRLERALRQQIVRERRSLETGLAVVASIGSTSPFIGLFGTVWGIMEALKGISAAGSASLETVAGPIGAALVATGVGIAVAVPAVLVYNYFLRRLKLTAADLDDFAHDFYSLAQKSAFRVLVHPAVHKAQGGFTQPVKEAS; encoded by the coding sequence ATGAGCCTGCTGGCATCCCCCCTCGAATCCGTTGAAAGCGCAGTCATCTGGCTGCTGGTCGGTTTTTCCGTCGTCACCTGGGGCCTGGCCCTGGTCAAGGTCGCGCAGTTCATACGGCTGAAGAACCAGGACAAGCGCTTCCACCAGCAGTTCTGGGCCGCATCGAGCCTCGACTCGGCGGCGGAAATCAGCCACGAGCTGCCTGGCCCGGCCGCCCGCGTCGCTCAGTCCGGCTATGCCGCGATCGCTGTCGGTGAAGCGCACGCCAGTGACCTGAGCCATGCCATCAACCATCAGGACCGCCTTGAACGCGCCCTGCGCCAGCAGATCGTGCGTGAGCGCCGTTCGCTGGAAACCGGCCTGGCCGTGGTCGCCAGTATCGGCAGCACCTCGCCCTTCATCGGCCTGTTCGGCACCGTGTGGGGCATCATGGAAGCGCTCAAGGGCATCAGCGCGGCAGGTTCCGCCAGCCTGGAAACCGTGGCCGGGCCGATCGGCGCGGCGCTGGTCGCCACCGGTGTGGGTATCGCCGTCGCGGTGCCGGCGGTACTGGTCTACAACTACTTCCTGCGCCGCCTCAAGCTGACCGCGGCCGACCTCGATGACTTCGCCCACGACTTCTACAGCCTGGCGCAGAAGAGTGCCTTCCGCGTGCTGGTGCACCCGGCCGTGCACAAGGCTCAAGGCGGTTTCACCCAGCCGGTGAAGGAGGCGTCCTGA
- a CDS encoding energy transducer TonB encodes MGNVQSAVRAYDQPWRPSPGDLVELGRTLRLPLGQLRLQRTPVSGLKRRDKLALGLLVLALHGAAAYWVSQAPTPALPIVPPQIPPMTIEFAAPAPPVVQPPPPAPAPPVVEPPPPVIDELAAKPKPKPKPVPKPAAQQPPKPQPKPVEAPPPAPVAAPAPPAPPAPAPVTPPSANAAYLKNPAPEYPQMALRRGWEGTVLLRVEVLPSGKPGQIQIQHSSGRDALDAAALAAVKRWSFVPAKQGDVAQAGWVSVPIDFKLR; translated from the coding sequence ATGGGTAATGTCCAGTCGGCCGTCAGGGCCTACGACCAGCCATGGCGCCCGAGCCCGGGTGATCTGGTCGAGCTTGGACGGACGCTTCGCCTGCCGTTGGGCCAGCTGCGCCTGCAACGCACCCCGGTCAGCGGCCTCAAACGCCGTGACAAGCTGGCGCTAGGCCTGCTGGTGCTGGCCCTGCACGGCGCCGCTGCCTACTGGGTCAGCCAGGCGCCCACGCCCGCGCTGCCCATCGTGCCGCCGCAGATACCGCCCATGACCATCGAGTTCGCCGCGCCCGCGCCGCCCGTGGTGCAGCCACCTCCGCCAGCCCCGGCGCCACCCGTGGTCGAGCCGCCACCACCGGTCATCGACGAGCTGGCCGCCAAGCCAAAGCCTAAGCCGAAACCCGTGCCCAAGCCCGCGGCCCAGCAACCGCCCAAGCCCCAGCCGAAACCGGTCGAAGCGCCGCCACCTGCGCCCGTCGCCGCCCCGGCACCGCCCGCGCCACCCGCGCCGGCACCGGTCACGCCGCCATCGGCCAACGCCGCGTACCTGAAGAACCCGGCGCCGGAGTACCCGCAGATGGCCCTGCGCCGTGGCTGGGAAGGCACCGTGCTGCTGCGCGTCGAGGTGCTGCCCAGCGGCAAGCCGGGGCAGATCCAGATCCAGCACAGCAGCGGCCGCGATGCCCTCGACGCCGCCGCGCTGGCTGCGGTCAAGCGCTGGAGCTTCGTCCCCGCCAAGCAGGGCGACGTGGCCCAGGCCGGCTGGGTCAGCGTGCCGATCGATTTCAAGCTTCGTTAA
- a CDS encoding sulfate/molybdate ABC transporter ATP-binding protein, whose translation MSIEVRNVSKRFNSFQALNAINLDINSGELVALLGPSGCGKTTLLRIIAGLETPDQGNIVFHGEDVSGHDVRDRNVGFVFQHYALFRHMSVFDNVAFGLRMKPKGERPSESKIAEKVHELLNMVQLDWLSDRYPEQLSGGQRQRIALARALAVEPKVLLLDEPFGALDAKVRKELRRWLARLHEDINLTSVFVTHDQEEAMEVADRIVVMNKGVIEQIGSPGEVYEQPANDFVYHFLGDSNRLALSEGHHVLFRPHEVSLSRHETEGHHAAEVRDIRPLGATTRVTLKVEGQSELIEAEVVKDHDSLTGLARGETLFFRPKVWQKVADI comes from the coding sequence ATGTCGATCGAAGTTCGTAATGTCAGCAAGCGTTTCAACAGCTTCCAGGCCCTGAACGCCATCAACCTGGACATCAACAGCGGCGAGCTGGTGGCCCTGCTTGGCCCGTCTGGCTGCGGCAAGACCACCCTGCTGCGCATCATCGCCGGCCTGGAGACCCCGGACCAGGGCAACATCGTGTTCCATGGCGAGGACGTGTCCGGCCACGACGTGCGTGATCGCAACGTCGGTTTCGTGTTCCAGCACTACGCGCTGTTCCGCCACATGAGTGTGTTCGACAACGTCGCCTTTGGCCTGCGCATGAAGCCCAAGGGCGAGCGCCCGAGCGAAAGCAAGATTGCCGAGAAGGTCCACGAACTGCTGAACATGGTGCAATTGGACTGGCTGTCCGACCGCTATCCCGAGCAGCTGTCCGGTGGCCAGCGCCAGCGTATCGCCCTGGCCCGTGCCCTGGCGGTGGAGCCCAAGGTGCTGCTGCTGGACGAGCCGTTCGGTGCGCTCGACGCCAAGGTGCGCAAGGAACTGCGCCGCTGGCTGGCGCGGCTGCACGAGGACATCAACCTGACTTCGGTATTCGTCACCCACGACCAGGAGGAAGCCATGGAAGTGGCCGACCGCATCGTGGTGATGAACAAGGGCGTGATCGAGCAGATCGGCTCGCCAGGCGAGGTGTACGAGCAGCCGGCCAACGATTTCGTCTACCACTTCCTTGGTGATTCCAACCGCCTGGCCTTGAGCGAGGGGCACCATGTGCTGTTCCGCCCGCACGAGGTGTCGCTGTCGCGGCATGAGACCGAGGGCCACCATGCGGCCGAGGTGCGCGATATCCGGCCTTTGGGCGCCACGACGCGGGTGACACTGAAGGTGGAAGGGCAGAGCGAGCTGATCGAGGCCGAGGTGGTCAAGGATCACGACAGCCTGACTGGGCTGGCACGCGGGGAGACGCTGTTCTTCCGGCCGAAAGTCTGGCAGAAGGTGGCGGATATCTGA
- the cysW gene encoding sulfate ABC transporter permease subunit CysW codes for MSSSTLSASAAANAARRGSATSRRVLIGLGWLVFALFLLLPLVIVVSQALKNGFGTFFEAIFEPDALSALKLTLLAVVISVPLNLVFGVSAAWCVSKYSFRGKSILVTLIDLPFSVSPVIAGLVYVLMFGAQGLFGPWLQDHDIQIVFALPGIVLATIFVTVPFVARELIPLMQEQGTQEEEAARLLGANGWQMFWHVTLPNIKWGLIYGVVLCTARAMGEFGAVSVVSGHIRGVTNTLPLHVEILYNEYNHVAAFSVASLLLILALFILLLKQWSENRINRLRHSAAEE; via the coding sequence ATGTCCAGTTCAACCCTGAGTGCAAGCGCCGCCGCCAACGCCGCCCGGCGTGGCAGCGCCACCTCGCGGCGCGTCCTGATCGGCCTTGGCTGGCTGGTGTTCGCGCTGTTCCTGTTACTGCCGCTGGTGATCGTGGTGTCGCAGGCGCTGAAGAACGGCTTCGGCACCTTTTTCGAGGCGATCTTCGAGCCTGATGCCTTGTCGGCGCTCAAGCTCACCTTGCTCGCCGTGGTCATCTCGGTGCCGCTGAACCTGGTGTTCGGTGTCAGCGCCGCCTGGTGCGTGAGCAAATACAGCTTCCGCGGCAAGAGCATCCTGGTGACCCTGATCGACCTGCCGTTCTCGGTGTCGCCGGTGATCGCGGGCCTGGTCTACGTGCTGATGTTCGGCGCGCAAGGCCTGTTCGGCCCCTGGCTGCAGGACCACGACATCCAGATCGTATTCGCCTTGCCGGGCATCGTCCTGGCAACCATCTTCGTCACCGTGCCGTTCGTGGCCCGTGAGCTGATCCCGCTGATGCAGGAGCAGGGCACGCAGGAGGAAGAAGCCGCGCGCCTGCTCGGCGCCAACGGCTGGCAGATGTTCTGGCACGTGACCCTGCCGAACATCAAATGGGGCCTGATCTACGGCGTGGTGCTGTGCACCGCGCGGGCCATGGGCGAGTTTGGCGCGGTGTCGGTGGTGTCGGGCCATATCCGCGGCGTGACCAACACCTTGCCGCTGCATGTGGAGATCCTTTACAACGAGTACAACCACGTCGCGGCCTTCAGCGTGGCCAGCCTGTTGCTGATCCTGGCGCTCTTCATCCTGCTGCTCAAGCAGTGGAGCGAGAACCGTATTAACCGCCTGCGCCACAGCGCCGCGGAGGAATGA
- the cysT gene encoding sulfate ABC transporter permease subunit CysT, giving the protein MSRRISPVIPGFGLTLGYTLVYLSLIVLIPLAAMFIHASQLTFEQFWNVISAPRVIAALKLSFGTALFAAIINGVIGTLLAWVLVRYTFPGRKIIDAMIDLPFALPTAVAGIALTALYAPAGWVGQFATDLGFKIAYTPLGITLALTFVTLPFVVRTVQPVLADIPREVEEAAACLGAKPLQVFRHILAPALLPAWLTGFALAFARGVGEYGSVIFIAGNMPMKTEILPLLIMVKLDQYDYTGATAIGVLMLVVSFILLLLINLLQRRIETP; this is encoded by the coding sequence ATGTCACGTCGCATTTCCCCCGTCATACCCGGCTTCGGGCTGACGCTGGGCTACACCTTGGTGTACCTCAGCCTGATCGTGCTGATACCGCTGGCGGCCATGTTCATCCATGCCTCGCAGCTTACCTTCGAGCAATTCTGGAACGTCATCAGCGCGCCGCGGGTGATCGCCGCGCTCAAGCTGAGTTTCGGCACCGCCCTGTTCGCCGCCATCATCAATGGTGTGATCGGTACCCTGCTGGCCTGGGTGCTGGTGCGCTACACCTTCCCCGGGCGCAAGATCATCGACGCGATGATCGACCTGCCGTTCGCCTTGCCCACCGCCGTTGCCGGTATTGCCCTGACCGCCCTGTACGCGCCTGCAGGCTGGGTCGGTCAGTTCGCCACCGACCTGGGCTTCAAGATCGCCTATACGCCGCTGGGCATCACTTTGGCGCTGACCTTCGTCACCCTGCCGTTCGTGGTGCGCACGGTGCAGCCGGTGCTGGCGGACATCCCCCGTGAAGTCGAAGAAGCCGCGGCATGCCTGGGCGCGAAACCGTTGCAGGTGTTCCGCCATATTCTCGCGCCAGCGCTGCTGCCAGCGTGGCTGACCGGTTTCGCCCTGGCCTTCGCCCGTGGCGTTGGCGAATACGGTTCGGTGATCTTCATCGCCGGCAACATGCCAATGAAGACCGAGATCCTGCCGTTGCTGATCATGGTCAAGCTCGACCAGTACGACTACACCGGCGCCACTGCCATCGGCGTGCTGATGCTGGTGGTTTCCTTCATCCTGCTGCTGCTGATCAACCTGCTGCAGCGCCGCATCGAAACCCCTTGA
- a CDS encoding sulfate ABC transporter substrate-binding protein, producing MSIRRYALAALASAVFAGSAVAKDYELLNVSYDPTRELYQQYNAEFIKHWQQAHPGDQVKIQQSHGGSGKQGRAVIDGLRADVVTLALAGDIDEIAKLGKTLPDNWQTRLPDASTPYTSTIVFLVRKGNPKGIKDWGDLIKKDVSVITPNPKTSGGARWNFLAAWAYGLKTGGSEDKAKAYVQELFKHVPVLDTGARGSTITFVNNGQGDVLLAWENEAFLALKEDGGADKFDIVVPSLSILAEPPVAVVDKNAEKKGNTEIATEYLKHLYSPAGQKIAAENFYRPRDEKVAAEFGKQFPKLDLVTIDKDFGGWKTAQPKFFNDGGVFDQIYQAQ from the coding sequence ATGTCCATCCGCCGTTATGCGCTCGCCGCCCTGGCCAGTGCTGTTTTTGCCGGTTCCGCCGTCGCCAAGGACTACGAACTGCTGAACGTGTCCTACGACCCGACCCGTGAGCTGTACCAGCAGTACAACGCCGAGTTCATCAAGCACTGGCAACAGGCCCATCCGGGCGATCAGGTGAAGATCCAGCAATCCCACGGTGGCTCGGGCAAGCAGGGCCGTGCGGTGATCGACGGCCTGCGCGCCGATGTGGTGACCCTGGCCCTGGCCGGTGACATCGACGAAATCGCCAAGCTCGGCAAGACCCTGCCGGACAACTGGCAGACCCGCCTGCCGGATGCCAGCACCCCGTACACCTCGACCATCGTGTTCCTGGTACGCAAGGGCAACCCGAAAGGCATCAAGGACTGGGGCGACCTGATCAAGAAGGACGTCTCGGTCATCACCCCCAACCCGAAAACCTCTGGCGGCGCCCGCTGGAACTTCCTCGCCGCCTGGGCCTATGGCCTGAAGACCGGCGGTAGCGAAGACAAGGCCAAGGCCTATGTGCAGGAGCTGTTCAAGCACGTGCCGGTGCTGGATACCGGCGCTCGCGGCTCGACCATCACCTTCGTCAACAACGGCCAGGGCGACGTGTTGCTGGCCTGGGAAAACGAAGCCTTCCTGGCACTGAAGGAAGACGGTGGCGCCGACAAGTTCGACATCGTCGTGCCGTCGCTGTCGATCCTCGCCGAGCCGCCAGTGGCAGTGGTCGACAAGAACGCCGAGAAGAAGGGCAATACCGAGATTGCCACCGAATACCTCAAGCACCTGTACAGCCCGGCCGGGCAGAAGATCGCTGCCGAGAACTTCTACCGCCCGCGTGATGAAAAGGTGGCTGCCGAGTTCGGCAAGCAATTCCCTAAACTGGACCTGGTGACCATCGACAAGGACTTTGGTGGCTGGAAGACTGCACAACCCAAGTTCTTCAATGATGGCGGTGTGTTCGACCAGATCTATCAGGCACAGTAA
- the oscA gene encoding sulfur starvation response protein OscA encodes MSASLRSIDGQDEATILREIQSALRDLRFGAVEITVHNAQVVQIERKEKFRLQQPGNKPG; translated from the coding sequence ATGAGTGCATCGCTGCGTAGCATCGACGGTCAGGACGAAGCCACCATTCTGCGTGAGATCCAGAGCGCCTTGCGCGACCTGCGTTTCGGTGCGGTGGAAATCACCGTGCACAACGCCCAGGTGGTGCAGATCGAACGCAAGGAGAAGTTCCGCCTGCAGCAGCCCGGCAACAAGCCTGGCTGA
- a CDS encoding efflux RND transporter permease subunit encodes MKGSFNLSEWALKHQSFVWYLMFVGLLMGIFSYFNLGREEDPSFTIKTMVIQTRWPGATQDETLYQITDRIEKKLEELDSLDYTKSYTRPGESTVYVYLRDTTKAKDIPEIWYQVRKKIQDIRGQFPQGIQGPGFNDEFGDVFGTIYAFTADGLTLRQLRDYVEQARAEVRDVPNIGKIEFIGTQDEVLYLNFSTRKLAALGIDQRQVMQALQQQNAVTPAGVIEAGPERISVRTTGQFASEKDLQTVNLKINDRFFRLADIADIQRGYVDPPSPMFRYNGQTAIGLAIGMKAGGNMQVFGAALKKRMDRVIEDLPVGVGVHTVSDQAVVVKQAVGGFTSALFEAVVIVLAVSFVSLGMRAGLVVACSIPLVLAMVFVFMEYSGITMQRISLGALIIALGLLVDDAMITVEVMVTRLEMGESKEQAATFAYTSTAFPMLTGTLVTVAGFVPIGLNASSAGEYTYTLFAVIAVALLVSWIVAVFFAPVLGVHILSSSKLKAHEAEPGRVGRAFEGGLVWCMRHRWLTIIGTILLFALSLFSMRFVQNQFFPSSDRPEILVDLNLPQNASIEETRKVVDRFEARIKDDPDLVHWSTYIGQGAIRFYLPLDQQLQNPYYAQLVIVSKGFEERQGMMERLQKILHEEFVGVGTNVQSLEMGPPVGRPIQYRVSGASIDEVRKHAIDLATMLNQNEHIGEMIYDWNEPGKVLRVEIAQDKARQLGLSSEDVANVMNSIVSGVNITQVNDNIYLVNVVARAEDSERGSPDTLQNLQILTPNGTSIPLLSFATVRYELEQPLVWRRDRKPTITIKASVNGDIQPTDLVAQLKPNIDEFASKLPVGYEVATGGTVEESGKAQGPIAKVIPLMLFLMATFLMIQLHSVQKLFLVVSVAPLGLIGVVLALVPTGTPMGFVAILGILALAGIIIRNSVILVTQIDEFEAQGYSPWDAVMEATNHRRRPILLTAAAASLGMIPIAREVFWGPMAYAMIGGIISATLLTLLFLPALYVAWYKIREPEHTTKPQH; translated from the coding sequence ATGAAAGGAAGCTTCAACCTGTCCGAATGGGCACTCAAGCATCAATCGTTCGTCTGGTACCTGATGTTCGTCGGTCTGCTGATGGGCATTTTCTCGTACTTCAACCTCGGCCGTGAGGAAGACCCGTCGTTCACCATCAAGACCATGGTGATCCAGACCCGCTGGCCGGGCGCGACCCAGGACGAAACCCTCTACCAGATCACCGACCGTATCGAGAAGAAGCTCGAAGAGCTGGACTCCCTCGACTACACCAAGAGCTACACCCGCCCGGGCGAATCCACGGTGTACGTGTACCTGCGCGACACCACCAAGGCCAAGGACATCCCGGAAATCTGGTACCAGGTGCGCAAGAAGATCCAGGACATCCGCGGCCAGTTCCCGCAGGGTATCCAGGGGCCCGGGTTCAACGACGAATTCGGCGACGTGTTCGGTACGATATACGCCTTCACCGCCGACGGCCTGACCCTGCGTCAGCTGCGAGACTACGTGGAACAGGCGCGGGCCGAAGTGCGCGATGTGCCCAACATCGGCAAGATCGAATTTATCGGTACCCAGGACGAAGTGCTGTACCTGAACTTCTCGACCCGCAAGCTGGCAGCCCTGGGCATCGACCAGCGCCAGGTCATGCAGGCCCTGCAACAGCAGAACGCGGTGACCCCGGCCGGGGTGATCGAAGCTGGCCCCGAACGCATTTCGGTGCGCACCACCGGGCAGTTCGCCTCGGAAAAGGACCTGCAGACCGTCAACCTGAAGATCAACGACCGCTTCTTCCGCCTGGCCGACATCGCCGACATCCAGCGCGGCTACGTCGACCCGCCGTCGCCGATGTTCCGCTACAACGGCCAGACTGCCATTGGCCTGGCCATCGGCATGAAGGCCGGTGGCAACATGCAGGTATTTGGCGCAGCGCTGAAAAAGCGCATGGACCGGGTGATCGAAGACTTGCCGGTCGGCGTTGGCGTGCACACCGTGTCGGACCAGGCGGTGGTGGTCAAGCAGGCGGTCGGCGGCTTCACCAGCGCACTGTTCGAAGCGGTGGTGATCGTACTGGCGGTGAGCTTCGTCAGCCTTGGCATGCGCGCTGGCCTGGTGGTGGCCTGCTCGATTCCCCTGGTGCTGGCGATGGTGTTCGTGTTCATGGAATACAGCGGCATCACCATGCAGCGGATTTCGCTGGGGGCGCTGATCATTGCGCTTGGCTTGCTGGTGGACGATGCGATGATCACCGTGGAGGTGATGGTCACGCGGCTGGAGATGGGTGAAAGCAAGGAGCAGGCGGCGACCTTTGCCTATACCTCGACGGCATTCCCCATGCTGACCGGTACCCTGGTCACTGTGGCCGGCTTCGTGCCGATCGGCCTCAACGCCAGTTCTGCCGGCGAGTACACCTATACCTTGTTTGCGGTCATCGCCGTGGCCTTGCTGGTTTCGTGGATCGTGGCCGTGTTCTTCGCCCCGGTGCTAGGTGTGCACATTCTCAGCAGCAGTAAGCTGAAAGCCCATGAAGCCGAGCCGGGGCGGGTCGGCAGGGCGTTTGAAGGGGGGCTGGTGTGGTGCATGCGCCATCGCTGGCTGACCATCATCGGCACCATCCTGCTGTTTGCCCTGTCGCTGTTCAGCATGCGCTTCGTGCAGAACCAGTTCTTCCCCTCGTCCGACCGCCCGGAGATTCTGGTCGACCTGAACCTGCCGCAGAACGCCTCGATCGAGGAGACGCGCAAGGTGGTCGACCGCTTCGAGGCGCGCATCAAGGACGACCCCGACCTGGTGCACTGGAGCACCTACATTGGCCAGGGCGCCATTCGCTTCTACCTGCCGCTCGACCAACAGTTGCAGAACCCGTATTACGCGCAGCTGGTGATCGTCAGCAAGGGCTTCGAAGAGCGCCAGGGCATGATGGAGCGCTTGCAGAAGATTTTGCATGAAGAGTTCGTCGGTGTCGGCACCAACGTGCAATCGCTGGAAATGGGTCCGCCGGTGGGCCGACCGATCCAGTACCGGGTCAGCGGGGCCAGTATCGATGAGGTGCGCAAGCATGCCATCGACCTGGCCACCATGCTCAACCAGAACGAGCATATTGGCGAAATGATCTATGACTGGAATGAGCCTGGTAAGGTGCTGCGCGTGGAAATCGCCCAGGACAAGGCGCGCCAGTTGGGGCTGTCGTCAGAAGACGTGGCCAATGTGATGAACAGCATTGTCAGTGGCGTGAATATCACCCAGGTCAACGACAACATCTACCTGGTCAACGTGGTCGCCCGCGCCGAGGACAGCGAGCGCGGTTCGCCCGATACCCTGCAGAACCTGCAGATACTCACCCCCAACGGCACCTCGATCCCGCTGCTGTCGTTCGCCACCGTGCGCTACGAGCTGGAGCAGCCGCTGGTGTGGCGCCGCGACCGCAAGCCGACCATCACCATCAAGGCCTCGGTCAACGGCGATATCCAGCCCACCGACCTGGTGGCCCAGCTGAAACCGAACATCGACGAGTTCGCCAGCAAGCTGCCGGTCGGTTACGAAGTAGCCACTGGCGGTACGGTGGAGGAAAGCGGCAAGGCGCAGGGACCGATCGCCAAGGTCATCCCGTTGATGCTGTTCCTCATGGCGACTTTCCTGATGATCCAGCTGCACAGCGTGCAGAAGCTGTTCCTGGTGGTCAGCGTGGCACCGCTGGGGCTGATTGGTGTGGTGTTGGCGCTGGTGCCTACGGGCACGCCGATGGGCTTTGTGGCGATCCTCGGTATCCTGGCGCTGGCGGGCATCATCATTCGTAACTCGGTGATCCTGGTGACCCAGATCGACGAGTTCGAAGCGCAGGGTTATTCACCCTGGGATGCTGTAATGGAAGCCACCAACCACCGGCGCCGGCCGATCCTGCTGACGGCGGCGGCGGCGAGCCTGGGCATGATCCCGATTGCTCGCGAAGTGTTCTGGGGGCCGATGGCCTACGCCATGATTGGCGGCATCATCAGTGCAACGCTGCTGACGCTGCTGTTCCTGCCGGCGCTGTACGTGGCCTGGTACAAGATCCGCGAGCCTGAGCATACGACCAAGCCCCAACACTGA
- a CDS encoding efflux RND transporter periplasmic adaptor subunit, whose protein sequence is MKRLLILSAGLLLAACGSEEETPEPIRPVLSVKVEPQVQSQLGRFAGVIQARFESTLGFRVGGRIARRWLDVGAQVKPGDTLATLDPTDQQNQLRAAEGDLAKVQAQWINAQADARRQQQLYDRGVGAQAQLDIAQTNLKTTSAALEQARSALSQARDQLDYSTLRTDHAAVITAWQAEAGQTVTAGQSVVTLARPDVKEAVIDLPIGLAEQLNKDLTFTVASQLDPTINTTATLRELEPQADAATRTRRARLTLASTPAAFHLGTAISVTLSSQVSPRSELPLSALLERDGKTQVWVIDPQQKTVGTRDVTLIDRTADSIVLASGVQPGERVVTAGVNSLKPGQKVTFDEDAQ, encoded by the coding sequence ATGAAGCGCCTGCTGATACTGTCGGCCGGCCTGCTGCTGGCTGCCTGCGGTAGCGAGGAAGAAACGCCCGAGCCGATCCGGCCGGTACTGTCGGTCAAGGTGGAGCCACAGGTGCAGTCGCAGCTTGGCCGCTTCGCTGGCGTTATCCAGGCGCGCTTCGAAAGCACCTTGGGCTTCCGCGTCGGCGGCCGCATTGCCCGGCGTTGGCTGGATGTGGGCGCCCAGGTGAAGCCAGGCGACACCCTGGCCACGCTCGACCCCACCGACCAGCAGAACCAGCTGCGCGCCGCCGAAGGCGACCTGGCCAAGGTGCAGGCGCAGTGGATCAATGCCCAGGCTGATGCCCGCCGCCAGCAACAGCTGTATGACCGCGGCGTTGGCGCCCAGGCCCAGCTGGATATTGCCCAGACCAACCTGAAAACCACCAGCGCAGCGCTGGAACAGGCGCGCTCTGCGCTTAGCCAGGCTCGTGACCAGCTCGACTACAGTACCTTGCGCACCGACCACGCCGCAGTGATCACGGCTTGGCAGGCCGAGGCCGGGCAAACCGTTACCGCTGGCCAGTCTGTGGTCACCCTGGCCCGGCCGGACGTGAAAGAGGCCGTGATCGACTTGCCCATCGGCCTTGCCGAGCAGTTGAACAAGGACCTGACCTTCACCGTCGCCTCGCAACTCGACCCGACCATCAACACCACGGCCACCCTGCGCGAACTGGAGCCCCAGGCCGATGCCGCTACCCGTACCCGCCGCGCCCGGCTGACGCTGGCGAGCACACCGGCCGCCTTCCACCTGGGCACTGCGATCAGTGTGACCCTGAGCTCGCAAGTGTCCCCGCGGAGCGAGCTGCCGTTGAGTGCCTTGTTGGAGCGTGACGGCAAGACCCAGGTCTGGGTGATCGACCCCCAGCAGAAGACCGTGGGCACACGTGACGTCACCCTGATCGACCGTACTGCCGACAGCATCGTCCTGGCTTCGGGCGTGCAGCCTGGCGAGCGTGTGGTGACGGCGGGCGTTAACAGCCTCAAGCCTGGCCAGAAGGTCACCTTCGACGAGGATGCGCAATGA